TCCTGTTACAGTAATCTTTAATCGGACAGATACTGCACTTTGGAGATGTTGGATGACAGATATGCTGGCCAAGAGCCACAAGAAGCTCATTTATCTCTTTCCAGTATTTTTTCGGAAGTTTTTTTCTTAAGGCAAACTCTGTTTCTTCAGGAGTTTTCGTATTCACATATCCCATTCTGTTCATAATCCTGTGAACATGAGTATCAACACAGATTCCCGGTTTATCATAACCGAGAGTAACAACAAGATTGGCAGTTTTTCTGCCAACACCTTTAAGTTTTAAAAGCTCATCAAGAGTATCGGGAACTTTTCCATCATATTTTTCAACAAGTTTTTTACATATCTCTTTTATCGTTCTGGCTTTATTTCTGTAAAACCCTACAGGGTATATAAGCTTTTCTATCTCTTTTTCTGACAGTTTCAACATATCATAAGGATTATCAGCAACATTAAACAACCGTTCAGAAGCTTTTGCGGTTACTTCATCCTTTGTTCTTAAACTTAAAATAGTTGAAATAAGTATTTTAAAAGGATCTTTATCCTGACGGGACATAAGGCTAACAACCGGAACATCCCACCCTTTTGATTCCTTCTCAAGAATCTCAACAATCTTATCAATATTCACTTTCTTTTTAACCTTTTCCATGTTTCCCATTTAGAAAATCCTCAAGCTGTAAAAGTTCCTCAATAAGATCCGGAAACTGTTTAAGGGGTATCATATTCGGACCATCAGAAAGAGCTTTCTCTGGAAATGGATGGGTTTCAAAAAAGAGACCATCAACACCAACAGCAACAGCAGCCCTTGAAAGATACGGAACAAACTCTCTATCCCCTCCGGACGCTTTTCCAAGACCTCCTGGCTTTTGAACCGAATGGGTAGCATCAAAAATTACAGGAACACCAAAAGACTTCATAATCGGAATACTTCTGAAATCTACAACAAGATTGTTATAACCAAAAGTTGTTCCCCGCTCTGTCAGCATTATTTCAGACGCCCCAGATTCTTTCAACTTCTCAACAACGTTTCCCATGTCCCACGGAGCCATAAACTGCCCTTTCTTAACATTAACAGGCTTCCCGGTTTTTGCAGCAGCAATAAGAAGGTCTGTCTGCCTGCATAAAAACGCCGGTATCTGAATAAAATCAACTACCTTACCGGCAGGTTCAGCCTGCCACGATTCGTGAATATCGGTTAAAACCGGAAGAGAAAATTTACTCTTTACCTCTGCAAGAATTTCCAGTCCCTTTTCAAGACCGGGTCCTCTGAAAGAGTGAATAGAGCTTCTATTAGCTTTGTCAAAAGATGCTTTAAAGATAAACTTATGCTCTTTAAATCTTTCCTGAAGACGCAAGATAACTTCAGCTACTTCAAACACAACATCTCTGTTCTCTATAACACAGGGACCTGCAATGACAATCATTTAAACCTCCATCAATCATCCTGCTGCGGTAAAACAGGCATAACTCTTGCATCAACAGAAGGAAAAGCAGTAAGGGTTTCAAGAAAAACTTTTATTCTCCATGCTTCAACATCAGACAACTCTTCATTTAACATTCTGTCAGCCATAATCTTAACCGCAAGGTCAAGGCGTAAAACAGAACCGTTATGAAAATAGGGAGCAGTCAAAGCAACATTCTTAAGCGGAGCAGTTCTGAAAAAGCCTTTATCCGTTTCATTTCCAGTAACTTCAAATCTCCCAGGATCATTATCTATCGTAAACTTATGAAACTTCTCATCTGTAAGCATCGCCCCATAATGGCACTTAACACATCCCTTTTCTATAAAAAGATTCATTCCAATTTTCGCTTCATCAGAAAGAGCAAGAGTATCTCCTGAAAGAAACCTATCAAATTTGGAACCGAATGTATTTAATGTCCTTAAATAAGCAGCAATAGCTTTAGAAATATTTTCAAGATTTATAGGGTCTCCTTCATCTGGAAATGCTTTTCTAAAAAGAGAAATATACTCCGGAACGCTTTTAATTTTCCCAACAATTCTATCTTCTACTCCATTCATCTTAACAGGGTCCTGAATATTCATTTTCACCATATCTTCAAGAGATGTTGCTTTTCCAGTCCAGCCAAAAACTTTAAGATAACCTACATTAAACACCGTAGGAGTATTCCTGATATCCTTTCTCCATCCATAACCTATAGCGACTTGATGATTATCATCACCGCCTGAAGCTATATTATGGCAGGTATTGCACGAAATAGTATTGCTTCTTGACAATCTTGACTCAAAATAAAGCATCTTTCCAAGAATCACTTTAGCAGTTGTCTGGGAGTTATCAGATGGAATAGGTGGATACGAAGGAAGAAGAGAAAAATTTAAATTTTGAGTTCCGTTGAGAGAAGCAGGAGAAATATTTTCTGAAACCTCATCAAATAACTCTTTTGCAGCCAAGTCAAAATCAAATCGGGGCATTATCTTTTTATCCGATAGCTCTTTAGCTTTTAAGGCAAGCTCTTCTGGAGTTTTAAACTTATTAAGAAGCTGTTCCTTAGATGGAGCTATAAGACCATGACAGTCAGCACATTTATCTTCCCATATTCCAGCACTTGAAGACACGGTTAAACCAAGAAAAAACAGCAAACATAACATCAGTTTTCTCATATCAATCCTCCTCTAAAAGGTAAAACCAGGAACTTTTACTTCAAGCTCAAGCTCAACACCAAAAATTTTAAACACTTTTTCTCTAATAGTATCAACAATCCTGCAAAAATCGGAAAACGTTCCATTAGCAAAATTTATAATAAAGTTGGCGTGAATTTCTGAAACCTTTAATCCACCAACCGAAAATCCTTTCAAACCGGCTTTATCTATAAGATATCCTGCCGAAACTTTTTCCGGATTTTTAAATGTGGAACCTGCAGTTTTAAGATAAAAAGGAGGATGTTTTTTCAACCGATTTATTACAAACTCTTTCACAATTTCTTTAATTTTTTTCTCTTCCCTGATAAAAAACTCAGCCTCCCAGATTACACCCCTGTCAGGGAAAG
This sequence is a window from Desulfurobacterium atlanticum. Protein-coding genes within it:
- a CDS encoding cytochrome-c peroxidase, producing the protein MRKLMLCLLFFLGLTVSSSAGIWEDKCADCHGLIAPSKEQLLNKFKTPEELALKAKELSDKKIMPRFDFDLAAKELFDEVSENISPASLNGTQNLNFSLLPSYPPIPSDNSQTTAKVILGKMLYFESRLSRSNTISCNTCHNIASGGDDNHQVAIGYGWRKDIRNTPTVFNVGYLKVFGWTGKATSLEDMVKMNIQDPVKMNGVEDRIVGKIKSVPEYISLFRKAFPDEGDPINLENISKAIAAYLRTLNTFGSKFDRFLSGDTLALSDEAKIGMNLFIEKGCVKCHYGAMLTDEKFHKFTIDNDPGRFEVTGNETDKGFFRTAPLKNVALTAPYFHNGSVLRLDLAVKIMADRMLNEELSDVEAWRIKVFLETLTAFPSVDARVMPVLPQQDD
- a CDS encoding endonuclease III domain-containing protein, which encodes MGNMEKVKKKVNIDKIVEILEKESKGWDVPVVSLMSRQDKDPFKILISTILSLRTKDEVTAKASERLFNVADNPYDMLKLSEKEIEKLIYPVGFYRNKARTIKEICKKLVEKYDGKVPDTLDELLKLKGVGRKTANLVVTLGYDKPGICVDTHVHRIMNRMGYVNTKTPEETEFALRKKLPKKYWKEINELLVALGQHICHPTSPKCSICPIKDYCNRIGVVRSR
- the kdsA gene encoding 3-deoxy-8-phosphooctulonate synthase, with the translated sequence MIVIAGPCVIENRDVVFEVAEVILRLQERFKEHKFIFKASFDKANRSSIHSFRGPGLEKGLEILAEVKSKFSLPVLTDIHESWQAEPAGKVVDFIQIPAFLCRQTDLLIAAAKTGKPVNVKKGQFMAPWDMGNVVEKLKESGASEIMLTERGTTFGYNNLVVDFRSIPIMKSFGVPVIFDATHSVQKPGGLGKASGGDREFVPYLSRAAVAVGVDGLFFETHPFPEKALSDGPNMIPLKQFPDLIEELLQLEDFLNGKHGKG